A genomic window from Promicromonospora sukumoe includes:
- the glmU gene encoding bifunctional UDP-N-acetylglucosamine diphosphorylase/glucosamine-1-phosphate N-acetyltransferase GlmU: MTETPQPAAVIVLAAGQGTRMKSALPKILHPLGGKPMVGHALAAARELEPGQVAVVVRHERDLVAEAVGRLDPAAILVDQDDIPGTGRAVQCALAALDSKAQAASAAAGLADGEVVGDGIEGPVVVVAGDVPLLDGATLGQLLTAHHADGNAVTVLTTEVADATGYGRIVREKDTGDVLEIVEHKDASADQLGIREINSSVYVFDAATLRSGLSGLDSKNAQGEVYLTDVVAFARSEGLHVRALLADDPMLVEGVNDRVALSVLAREMNRRIVEEWQRAGVTVQDPATTWIDVDVELAPDVTLLPNTQLQGATVVATGATIGPDTTLTDVEVGPGATVIRTHGSLAVIGEGASVGPFAYLRPGTSLGRKGKIGTFVETKNAEIGEGSKVPHLSYVGDAVIGEHTNIGAASVTVNYDGVHKHRTVIGSHARTGADNMFVAPVTVGDGAYTAAGSVIRRDVPAGALGVTAGQQRNIEGWVGRRRPGTAAADAAASANAPSGLGDQAQRQLAQQNAAGAPTAPQAAASQAVPADQAPAPGADEEGKSH; the protein is encoded by the coding sequence GTGACCGAGACACCTCAGCCGGCAGCAGTGATCGTCCTCGCCGCCGGCCAGGGCACCCGCATGAAGTCAGCGCTGCCGAAGATCCTCCACCCGCTCGGCGGCAAGCCGATGGTGGGGCACGCGCTGGCCGCGGCCCGTGAGCTCGAGCCCGGGCAGGTCGCCGTGGTGGTCCGGCACGAGCGCGACCTCGTCGCCGAGGCCGTCGGCCGGCTCGACCCGGCCGCGATCCTCGTGGACCAGGACGACATCCCCGGCACCGGCCGCGCCGTGCAGTGCGCGCTCGCGGCGCTCGACTCCAAGGCCCAGGCTGCGTCCGCCGCGGCGGGCCTGGCCGACGGCGAGGTCGTGGGCGACGGCATCGAGGGTCCGGTCGTCGTCGTGGCGGGCGACGTGCCGCTGCTCGACGGCGCCACGCTCGGCCAGCTCCTGACGGCGCACCACGCGGACGGCAACGCCGTCACGGTGCTCACCACCGAGGTCGCCGACGCGACCGGCTACGGCCGGATCGTCCGCGAGAAGGACACGGGCGACGTGCTCGAGATCGTCGAGCACAAGGACGCGAGCGCGGACCAGCTCGGCATCCGGGAGATCAACTCGTCGGTCTACGTGTTCGACGCCGCCACGCTGCGCAGCGGGCTGAGCGGGCTGGACAGCAAGAACGCGCAGGGCGAGGTCTACCTGACCGACGTCGTCGCGTTCGCCCGCTCCGAGGGCCTGCACGTCCGCGCGCTGCTCGCCGACGACCCCATGCTGGTCGAGGGCGTCAACGACCGCGTGGCGCTCTCCGTCCTCGCCCGCGAGATGAACCGCCGTATCGTCGAGGAGTGGCAGCGCGCCGGCGTGACCGTGCAGGACCCGGCGACGACGTGGATCGACGTCGACGTCGAGCTCGCGCCCGACGTCACGCTCCTGCCCAACACGCAGCTCCAGGGCGCCACCGTGGTCGCCACCGGCGCCACGATCGGCCCGGACACGACGCTGACCGACGTCGAGGTCGGTCCCGGCGCCACGGTGATCCGCACGCACGGGTCGCTCGCCGTGATCGGCGAGGGCGCCTCCGTCGGCCCGTTCGCGTACCTGCGCCCCGGCACGAGCCTGGGCCGCAAGGGCAAGATCGGCACGTTCGTCGAGACCAAGAACGCCGAGATCGGCGAGGGCAGCAAGGTGCCGCACCTCTCCTACGTCGGTGACGCCGTGATCGGCGAGCACACCAACATCGGCGCGGCGTCGGTCACCGTCAACTACGACGGCGTGCACAAGCACCGCACCGTGATCGGCTCGCACGCGCGCACGGGCGCAGACAACATGTTCGTCGCACCCGTGACCGTGGGTGACGGCGCCTACACGGCTGCCGGGTCCGTGATCCGCCGCGACGTGCCCGCGGGCGCGCTCGGCGTCACGGCCGGGCAGCAGCGCAACATCGAGGGCTGGGTCGGCCGCCGTCGGCCCGGTACGGCGGCGGCGGACGCCGCGGCGTCCGCCAACGCGCCGTCGGGCCTCGGTGACCAGGCACAGCGTCAGCTTGCCCAGCAGAACGCAGCCGGGGCCCCCACGGCCCCGCAGGCCGCGGCCAGCCAGGCCGTCCCGGCCGACCAGGCCCCAGCTCCCGGGGCCGACGAGGAAGGAAAGTCGCACTGA
- a CDS encoding ribose-phosphate diphosphokinase has protein sequence MSSTVPGPNRHPLVLAAGRAHPELAKNVAKELGIDLLGVSAYDFANSETYVRFSDSVRGMDLFLLQSHTMPVNQWIMEQLLMVDAAKRASAHSVTVVAPFFGYARQDKKSRGREPISARLIADMFKTAGADRLMSVDLHTAQIQGFFDGPVDHLWAMPILVDYVRTRVDVENVTVVSPDAGRIRVAEIWASKLGGGPLAFVHKTRDVTRPNQSVANRVVGDVQGRDCVLVDDLIDTGGTIAEAVKVIMAAGAKSVTVAATHGVLSGPAAQRLTECGAREVVVTDTLPIEDDRRFDNLKVLSIAPLLASAINEVHSDGSVTSLFDGNS, from the coding sequence ATGTCCAGCACCGTTCCCGGACCCAACCGCCACCCGCTCGTCCTGGCGGCGGGCCGAGCGCATCCCGAGCTGGCGAAGAACGTCGCGAAGGAGCTGGGCATTGACCTCCTGGGCGTGTCCGCCTACGACTTCGCGAACAGCGAGACCTACGTCCGCTTCAGCGACTCGGTGCGCGGCATGGACCTGTTCCTGCTCCAGTCGCACACCATGCCGGTCAACCAGTGGATCATGGAGCAGCTGCTCATGGTCGACGCCGCCAAGCGCGCCTCGGCGCACTCGGTCACCGTGGTCGCGCCGTTCTTCGGCTACGCCCGGCAGGACAAGAAGAGCCGCGGCCGCGAGCCGATCTCGGCCCGTCTCATCGCGGACATGTTCAAGACGGCGGGCGCGGACCGCCTGATGAGCGTGGACCTGCACACCGCGCAGATCCAGGGCTTCTTCGACGGGCCCGTGGACCACCTGTGGGCCATGCCGATCCTGGTCGACTACGTGCGAACGCGCGTCGACGTCGAGAACGTCACCGTCGTGTCGCCTGACGCCGGCCGCATCCGCGTCGCCGAGATCTGGGCGTCGAAGCTCGGCGGCGGCCCGCTGGCGTTCGTGCACAAGACGCGCGACGTCACGCGGCCCAACCAGTCCGTGGCCAACCGCGTCGTGGGCGACGTCCAGGGCCGGGACTGCGTGCTGGTGGACGACCTGATCGACACCGGCGGCACCATCGCCGAGGCCGTCAAGGTGATCATGGCCGCGGGCGCCAAGTCCGTGACCGTCGCGGCGACGCACGGCGTGCTGTCCGGACCGGCCGCGCAGCGGCTCACCGAGTGCGGGGCGCGCGAGGTCGTCGTGACCGACACCCTGCCGATCGAGGACGACCGCCGGTTCGACAACCTCAAGGTGCTCTCGATCGCGCCGCTGCTGGCCTCCGCGATCAACGAGGTGCACTCCGACGGCTCTGTGACCTCGCTGTTCGACGGCAACTCCTGA
- the pth gene encoding aminoacyl-tRNA hydrolase, producing MSDRPWLVVGLGNPGPKYAGNRHNVGQMVLDLLAERTGARFSKHARAQAVVAEARLGVLPGGAPGPRVILAKPTTYMNTSGGPVSALAKYYDIEPDHVVMVHDEVDIPFDTIKLKVGGGEGGHNGLRDTTKALGTKEYHRVRVGVGRPPGRMDTADYVLRDFSGTEKKDLPILVDDAADAVEMLLTEGLLAAQGKFHVAKA from the coding sequence ATGAGCGACCGGCCCTGGCTCGTCGTCGGGCTCGGCAACCCCGGCCCCAAGTACGCCGGCAACCGGCACAACGTGGGGCAGATGGTGCTGGACCTGCTGGCCGAGCGCACCGGCGCGCGCTTCTCCAAGCACGCGCGGGCCCAGGCCGTCGTCGCGGAGGCGCGGCTCGGGGTGCTGCCCGGCGGGGCGCCGGGCCCCCGGGTGATCCTGGCCAAGCCGACCACGTACATGAACACGTCCGGCGGCCCCGTCAGCGCGCTCGCCAAGTACTACGACATCGAGCCCGACCACGTGGTCATGGTGCACGACGAGGTGGACATCCCCTTCGACACCATCAAGCTCAAGGTCGGCGGCGGCGAGGGCGGCCACAACGGCCTGCGCGACACCACCAAGGCGCTCGGCACCAAGGAGTACCACCGGGTGCGCGTCGGCGTGGGCCGCCCGCCCGGCCGCATGGACACCGCCGACTACGTGCTCCGCGACTTCAGCGGCACGGAGAAGAAGGACCTGCCGATCCTGGTGGACGACGCCGCCGACGCCGTCGAGATGCTGCTCACCGAGGGTCTGCTCGCGGCCCAGGGCAAGTTCCACGTCGCCAAGGCCTGA
- a CDS encoding DUF3800 domain-containing protein, with protein sequence MRPTDSNPHKPDPQTVDELPRRAHVFIDESKSRGYLMAAAFVHPKHLQSLRRALRQLRPRGRRSVHFNGARDELRHAVLDVLTAHEVTAMVVLSTGRRGLQQREMCVRKLAQCCAAAEAGVVVLDLDESVVSKDRRWLYEELHKSETRYDHLHRHEEPLLWAADAVAWAWQRAGSWRDRVRPLVTRLHEVS encoded by the coding sequence GTGCGGCCGACCGACTCCAACCCCCACAAACCGGATCCCCAGACCGTTGATGAGTTACCGCGGCGTGCCCACGTCTTCATCGACGAGTCGAAATCCCGTGGTTACCTCATGGCAGCTGCCTTCGTTCATCCCAAACACCTGCAGTCCCTACGCCGAGCGCTGCGCCAGCTCCGACCCCGCGGACGGCGCAGCGTCCACTTCAACGGCGCGCGGGACGAGCTACGCCATGCCGTCCTGGACGTCTTGACCGCACACGAGGTCACGGCAATGGTGGTTCTGTCCACGGGGCGGCGCGGGCTGCAACAACGGGAGATGTGCGTCCGGAAGCTCGCGCAGTGCTGTGCCGCGGCGGAGGCCGGTGTGGTCGTCCTCGATCTCGACGAGAGCGTCGTCAGCAAGGACCGCAGGTGGTTGTACGAGGAGCTGCACAAGAGCGAGACCCGCTACGACCATCTGCATCGTCATGAGGAACCTTTGCTCTGGGCCGCTGACGCGGTCGCCTGGGCATGGCAGCGGGCCGGCTCCTGGCGCGATCGCGTGCGGCCCCTGGTCACCCGGCTGCACGAGGTGTCCTGA
- a CDS encoding TetR/AcrR family transcriptional regulator: MTASQRREQLLTVSRGLFAQKGFEGTSVEEIAARAEVSKPVVYEHFGGKEGIYAVVVDREVQALTHALTGALGSGGHPKVLLERTALALLDYIESSEDGFRILVRDSPVAQATGTFSSLIGDVATQVEAILEPQFRQNGLDTKAAPLYAQMLVGMIALTGQYWLDARSPKKTEVAAHLVNLAWNGLHNIEKKPTLTRTTR, encoded by the coding sequence ATGACGGCCAGCCAGCGGCGTGAGCAGCTGCTCACGGTCAGCCGCGGCCTGTTCGCCCAGAAGGGCTTCGAGGGCACCAGCGTGGAGGAGATCGCGGCCCGCGCCGAGGTGTCCAAGCCCGTGGTCTACGAGCACTTCGGCGGCAAGGAGGGCATCTACGCCGTGGTCGTGGACCGCGAGGTGCAGGCCCTGACCCACGCCCTGACCGGGGCGCTCGGCTCCGGCGGGCACCCGAAGGTGCTGCTGGAGCGGACGGCGCTCGCCCTCCTGGACTACATCGAGTCGTCGGAGGACGGTTTCCGCATCCTCGTGCGCGACTCCCCCGTCGCCCAGGCGACCGGCACGTTCTCCAGCCTGATCGGCGACGTCGCCACCCAGGTCGAGGCGATCCTGGAGCCGCAGTTCCGGCAGAACGGGCTGGACACCAAGGCCGCCCCGCTCTACGCGCAGATGCTGGTCGGGATGATCGCGCTGACGGGCCAGTACTGGCTGGACGCGCGGAGCCCGAAGAAGACCGAGGTCGCGGCCCACCTGGTGAACCTGGCGTGGAACGGCCTGCACAACATCGAGAAGAAGCCGACCCTGACCAGAACGACGCGCTGA
- a CDS encoding 50S ribosomal protein L25/general stress protein Ctc produces MAEIKLAAESRTEFGKGAARRIRRDNKIPAVLYGHGTDPVHVTLPGHESMLALRQTNVLLSIELDGKGQLAVAKDIQRDPVRNIIEHIDLQVVRAGEKITVDVTVNIVGESAPGTIHLVEEQTLSVEAEATHLPESVEVSIEGLENGAQVHAGEVTLPEGSTLLTDPNAVVVLVTEPRGEASPDEAEESAASAASATESSSEA; encoded by the coding sequence ATGGCCGAGATCAAGCTCGCCGCCGAGTCCCGCACCGAGTTCGGCAAGGGCGCGGCCCGCCGCATCCGCCGCGACAACAAGATCCCCGCCGTCCTGTACGGGCACGGCACCGACCCGGTGCACGTGACCCTGCCGGGCCACGAGTCGATGCTGGCCCTGCGCCAGACCAACGTCCTGCTCTCCATCGAGCTGGACGGCAAGGGCCAGCTGGCCGTCGCCAAGGACATCCAGCGCGACCCGGTCCGCAACATCATCGAGCACATCGACCTGCAGGTCGTGCGCGCCGGCGAGAAGATCACGGTCGACGTCACCGTGAACATCGTGGGCGAGTCGGCCCCGGGCACCATCCACCTGGTCGAGGAGCAGACCCTGTCGGTCGAGGCCGAGGCCACGCACCTGCCCGAGTCGGTCGAGGTCTCCATCGAGGGCCTGGAGAACGGCGCGCAGGTGCACGCCGGCGAGGTCACCCTGCCGGAGGGCTCGACGCTGCTCACCGACCCGAACGCCGTCGTCGTGCTCGTCACCGAGCCGCGCGGCGAGGCCAGCCCGGACGAGGCCGAGGAGTCGGCGGCGTCCGCCGCTTCGGCCACGGAGTCGTCCTCGGAGGCCTGA
- a CDS encoding glycosyltransferase, with product MTVTVVVPTFNEGPNVAALTERLCAAFGVLPDDGRRSGAPNGPEGGPAPVGAPELAEILFVDDSTDDTPDRIREVAAAAPVRVRLLHREKPEGGLSGAVVAGLRTVTTEWAVVMDGDLQHPPELVPALVTRGRESGLDLVVASRYTGDGDAGGLDGWWRHGVSIASALLARSMFPVRLRNVTDPLTGFFAARVGSLDLDALHPRGFKILLELLARNTLAVGEEPFVFGERYAGHSKATFKTGLRYLEQLAALRFGRMSRFAIIGGFGAVLNVLILWLLTALSVHYVQAAVISAVVTILINFLLQERFVFRDLRNEGRGVWTRFAHSFAFNGTEAAIRLPVLWWLVEHTGMWPVLVQAVTLVVAFLLRFVFHVQVVYKPRRTQPGIGVTPPLGADRADERVQ from the coding sequence GTGACCGTCACCGTCGTGGTCCCCACGTTCAACGAGGGACCCAACGTCGCCGCGCTCACCGAGCGGCTCTGTGCCGCGTTCGGCGTGCTGCCCGACGACGGTCGCCGCTCCGGCGCCCCGAACGGACCCGAGGGCGGTCCCGCCCCGGTGGGGGCGCCCGAGCTCGCCGAGATCCTCTTCGTCGACGACTCGACCGACGACACCCCCGACCGCATCCGCGAGGTCGCGGCCGCCGCGCCCGTCCGGGTGCGGCTGCTGCACCGGGAGAAGCCGGAGGGCGGGCTGAGCGGCGCCGTCGTGGCCGGCCTGCGCACCGTGACCACCGAGTGGGCCGTGGTGATGGACGGCGACCTGCAGCACCCGCCCGAGCTGGTGCCCGCGCTCGTGACGCGCGGCCGGGAGTCCGGCCTCGACCTGGTGGTCGCCTCCCGCTACACGGGCGACGGCGACGCCGGGGGCCTGGACGGCTGGTGGCGGCACGGCGTCTCGATCGCCTCCGCCCTGCTCGCGCGCTCCATGTTCCCGGTGCGGCTGCGGAACGTCACCGACCCGCTCACGGGCTTCTTCGCCGCCCGCGTGGGGAGCCTGGACCTCGACGCCCTGCACCCGCGGGGCTTCAAGATCCTGCTGGAGCTGCTCGCACGCAACACCCTGGCCGTCGGCGAGGAGCCGTTCGTCTTCGGCGAGCGGTACGCGGGGCACTCCAAGGCGACCTTCAAGACCGGCCTGCGCTACCTCGAGCAGCTCGCGGCGCTGCGGTTCGGTCGGATGTCGCGGTTCGCGATCATCGGCGGCTTCGGCGCCGTGCTCAACGTGCTCATCCTGTGGCTGCTCACCGCCTTGAGCGTGCACTACGTGCAGGCCGCGGTGATCTCCGCCGTCGTGACGATCCTGATCAACTTCCTGCTGCAGGAGCGGTTCGTGTTCCGCGACCTGCGCAACGAGGGACGCGGCGTCTGGACGCGGTTCGCGCACTCCTTCGCGTTCAACGGCACCGAGGCGGCGATCCGCCTGCCCGTGCTGTGGTGGCTGGTCGAGCACACGGGCATGTGGCCCGTCCTGGTGCAGGCGGTGACGCTCGTCGTCGCGTTCCTGCTGCGGTTCGTCTTCCACGTGCAGGTCGTCTACAAGCCCCGGCGCACGCAGCCGGGGATCGGCGTCACACCGCCTCTCGGTGCGGACCGGGCCGACGAGCGGGTACAGTAG
- a CDS encoding DUF4082 domain-containing protein yields the protein MGSTFALSSHRVRQGRRPLAAFVVAVLAVSSALLTVAPAATAEPCAPGGNPIVCENSKPGTSPQVWDIEGAGDPSIQGFATQMSTDAGNRVDFKIDTDARNYTVDIYRTGWYQGLGARKIDSVTPSGTLPQNQPECGWDVTTELVDCGSWAVSAGWNVPATAVSGVYVALLTRTDNGGQSHITFVVRDDGSTSDMVFQTADTTWQAYNTYGGSSFYSGGANNRAYKLSYNRPFATRGLERGRDFYFSSEYAMVRFLEQNGYDVTYIAGADTSRDGARLLNHKTFLSVGHDEYWSGPQRAAVEQARDAGVHLAFFAGNDVYWRTRWEPSTAGPSTSYRTLVSYKETWGNAKIDPSSEWTGTWRDPRYAGTSAGAGRPENALIGTLYTTNYSDLPVTVPAEEGDLRIWRNTGLDALPAGTSQALAQHTVGYESNEDLDNGSRPPGLIRMSKTVGEVPEYLQDFGNVVAAGTTTHTITMYKAASGALVFSAGTVQWAWGLDQTHDGNGAPADSRMRQATVNLLADMGVQPDTLASGITPATKSTDTTAPTTQITSPAAQTQVGGGSRVTVSGTASDTGGRVAGVEVSLDGGGTWHPANGRASWTYTGQVFGTGTVELRARATDDSANIGTAVSRNVQVACPCNVFGDGPPPNGAADDSSAVELGLRFTAADDGYVSGVRFYKAAGNTGVHQGTLWSAAGAQLARVQFSGESATGWQTASFTTPVPVLAGQKYVVSYTAPNGNYVSTPWAFQSKGRSAGPITVEGGFGAAPAGLYGAPGTVPTESWDNSAYYVDPVFTATDNSALRVATRAPVAKEVSVPLNAPVRASFSKNVVASSIGVVVKDAAGATVPGTVSYDAPTRTATFTPSAAWAGFVEHTVTVTAQSVDGLPVSEGGTWSFRTVRPPSTVCPCGLYDDTVVPDITAAADPDAVVLGTRFSPTAAGKVSGMQFWKSTQMEGPFVATLWGPSGQLAQATITDPVAQGWQEVVFDTPVDVTAGQEYTVSYRAPSGAYPATLGGLGAARTVGKLSTPQNAGVYTYGTGRPTTAVSTAYLVDVQFEPAASTPTIVSRTPSAAAVDVPVDTDVSVTASEALASGTTLTLAGPGGQAVAGTLTRNGATATLAITSDLTAGATYTASFTGKTAAGVTVGPATWTFTTQAAAGSCPCFVFGSAVPPIAAADDGAAVELGTQFSADRAGSITAVRFYRGPGNTGPHTVTVWSASGTALASAVGPSGGAEGWQTVQLAQPVPVTAGTTYVVSYLAPQGRYAAGQGYFAQARTVGPLTAPVDAGRYAYGGGFPQYSWLSTGYWVDPVFVAQ from the coding sequence GTGGGCAGCACCTTCGCACTTTCGTCACACCGGGTCCGCCAGGGCCGTCGTCCTCTGGCGGCCTTCGTCGTCGCCGTCCTCGCGGTCTCCTCAGCACTGCTGACGGTGGCACCCGCGGCGACCGCCGAGCCCTGCGCTCCCGGAGGCAACCCGATCGTCTGCGAGAACTCGAAGCCCGGCACCTCTCCCCAGGTCTGGGACATCGAGGGCGCCGGCGATCCCAGCATCCAGGGCTTCGCGACCCAGATGAGCACCGACGCCGGCAACCGGGTCGACTTCAAGATCGACACCGACGCCCGGAACTACACGGTCGACATCTACCGCACCGGTTGGTACCAGGGCCTGGGCGCCCGCAAGATCGACTCGGTCACGCCGAGCGGGACCCTGCCGCAGAACCAGCCGGAGTGCGGCTGGGACGTGACCACCGAGCTGGTCGACTGCGGGAGCTGGGCCGTCTCGGCGGGCTGGAACGTCCCGGCGACGGCCGTGTCCGGCGTCTACGTCGCCCTCCTGACGCGGACGGACAACGGCGGCCAGAGCCACATCACGTTCGTCGTGCGCGACGACGGCTCCACCTCCGACATGGTCTTCCAGACCGCGGACACCACCTGGCAGGCCTACAACACGTACGGCGGTTCCAGCTTCTACTCGGGCGGCGCCAACAACCGCGCGTACAAGCTCAGCTACAACCGCCCGTTCGCGACCCGCGGCCTGGAGCGCGGCCGCGACTTCTACTTCAGCTCCGAGTACGCGATGGTGCGCTTCCTGGAGCAGAACGGCTACGACGTCACGTACATCGCGGGGGCCGACACCAGCCGCGACGGCGCCCGCCTGCTCAACCACAAGACGTTCCTCTCGGTGGGGCACGACGAGTACTGGTCGGGCCCGCAGCGGGCCGCCGTCGAGCAGGCCAGGGACGCCGGCGTGCACCTCGCCTTCTTCGCCGGCAACGACGTGTACTGGCGCACGCGCTGGGAGCCCTCGACGGCCGGCCCGTCGACGAGCTACCGCACCCTGGTCTCGTACAAGGAGACGTGGGGCAACGCCAAGATCGACCCGTCCAGCGAGTGGACCGGGACCTGGCGCGACCCCCGGTACGCCGGCACGTCGGCCGGCGCGGGCCGCCCCGAGAACGCGCTCATCGGCACCCTCTACACGACCAACTACTCCGACCTGCCGGTCACCGTCCCAGCGGAGGAGGGCGACCTGCGGATCTGGCGGAACACCGGGCTCGACGCCCTGCCCGCCGGGACGTCCCAGGCGCTGGCGCAGCACACCGTCGGGTACGAGTCCAACGAGGACCTCGACAACGGGTCGCGGCCACCGGGCCTGATCCGCATGTCGAAGACCGTCGGCGAGGTACCCGAGTACCTGCAGGACTTCGGCAACGTGGTGGCGGCCGGCACGACCACGCACACCATCACCATGTACAAGGCGGCCAGCGGCGCGCTCGTGTTCTCGGCCGGCACCGTCCAGTGGGCGTGGGGCCTGGACCAGACGCACGACGGGAACGGCGCCCCGGCCGACTCCCGGATGCGCCAGGCCACCGTGAACCTGCTCGCGGACATGGGCGTCCAGCCGGACACGCTCGCCTCCGGCATCACGCCGGCGACGAAGTCCACGGACACCACGGCGCCGACGACCCAGATCACCAGCCCCGCCGCGCAGACCCAGGTCGGCGGCGGCTCCCGGGTCACGGTGAGCGGCACGGCGTCCGACACCGGCGGCCGCGTGGCCGGCGTGGAGGTCTCGCTCGACGGCGGCGGCACCTGGCACCCCGCGAACGGGCGCGCGAGCTGGACGTACACCGGTCAGGTGTTCGGGACCGGCACCGTCGAGCTGCGGGCGCGGGCGACCGACGACAGCGCCAACATCGGCACCGCCGTCAGCCGCAACGTGCAGGTCGCCTGCCCGTGCAACGTCTTCGGCGACGGGCCGCCTCCGAACGGGGCCGCCGACGACTCGTCCGCGGTCGAGCTCGGCCTGCGCTTCACCGCGGCCGACGACGGCTACGTCAGCGGCGTCCGCTTCTACAAGGCCGCCGGCAACACCGGGGTGCACCAGGGCACGCTGTGGAGCGCCGCCGGCGCCCAGCTCGCCCGCGTGCAGTTCTCGGGGGAGTCGGCCACCGGGTGGCAGACGGCGTCGTTCACCACGCCCGTCCCCGTCCTCGCGGGGCAGAAGTACGTGGTCTCGTACACCGCGCCCAACGGCAACTACGTCTCGACCCCCTGGGCCTTCCAGTCGAAGGGCCGCTCCGCCGGCCCGATCACCGTCGAGGGCGGGTTCGGGGCCGCGCCCGCGGGCCTGTACGGCGCGCCGGGCACCGTCCCCACCGAGTCGTGGGACAACTCCGCCTACTACGTGGACCCGGTGTTCACGGCGACGGACAACTCGGCGCTGCGTGTCGCCACGCGGGCCCCCGTGGCCAAGGAGGTGAGCGTGCCGCTGAACGCCCCGGTGCGCGCCTCCTTCTCCAAGAACGTCGTCGCCTCCTCGATCGGCGTCGTGGTCAAGGACGCCGCGGGTGCCACGGTGCCCGGCACGGTCTCCTACGACGCGCCGACCCGCACCGCCACCTTCACGCCGTCCGCCGCGTGGGCCGGCTTCGTGGAGCACACGGTGACGGTCACCGCGCAGTCGGTCGACGGGCTCCCCGTGTCCGAGGGTGGCACCTGGAGCTTCCGCACCGTGCGGCCGCCGTCGACCGTGTGCCCGTGCGGCCTGTACGACGACACCGTGGTGCCGGACATCACCGCCGCGGCGGACCCGGACGCCGTGGTGCTGGGCACCCGGTTCTCCCCGACCGCGGCCGGCAAGGTCTCCGGGATGCAGTTCTGGAAGTCGACGCAGATGGAGGGTCCGTTCGTGGCGACCCTCTGGGGCCCCTCCGGGCAGCTCGCCCAGGCGACGATCACCGACCCGGTGGCGCAGGGCTGGCAGGAGGTCGTGTTCGACACCCCGGTCGACGTCACGGCGGGCCAGGAGTACACGGTGAGCTACCGGGCGCCGTCCGGCGCCTACCCGGCGACGCTCGGCGGGCTCGGGGCCGCGCGGACCGTCGGGAAGCTGAGCACGCCGCAGAACGCCGGCGTCTACACCTACGGCACCGGGCGCCCGACGACGGCGGTCTCGACCGCCTACCTCGTCGACGTCCAGTTCGAGCCCGCCGCGTCCACCCCGACGATCGTGTCGCGGACGCCGTCGGCCGCCGCCGTCGACGTGCCGGTGGACACCGACGTGTCGGTGACCGCCTCGGAGGCCCTCGCCTCGGGGACCACGCTCACCCTGGCCGGACCCGGCGGCCAGGCCGTCGCCGGGACGCTCACCCGGAACGGCGCGACGGCGACGCTGGCGATCACCAGCGACCTCACCGCGGGCGCCACCTACACGGCGTCCTTCACCGGGAAGACCGCGGCGGGCGTCACGGTCGGCCCTGCGACGTGGACGTTCACCACGCAGGCGGCCGCGGGCTCGTGCCCGTGCTTCGTCTTCGGCAGCGCGGTACCTCCGATCGCGGCCGCCGACGACGGCGCGGCCGTGGAGCTGGGCACCCAGTTCTCCGCCGACCGGGCCGGCTCGATCACGGCGGTGCGGTTCTACCGGGGCCCGGGCAACACCGGGCCGCACACGGTGACGGTGTGGTCGGCCTCCGGGACGGCCCTGGCGTCCGCCGTGGGGCCGTCGGGCGGGGCGGAGGGCTGGCAGACGGTCCAGCTCGCGCAGCCGGTCCCGGTCACCGCGGGGACCACGTACGTGGTGTCGTACCTCGCGCCGCAGGGCCGGTACGCGGCCGGGCAGGGGTACTTCGCGCAGGCGCGGACCGTCGGGCCGCTGACCGCCCCGGTGGACGCCGGACGGTACGCCTACGGCGGCGGGTTCCCGCAGTACTCGTGGCTCAGCACCGGGTACTGGGTCGACCCCGTGTTCGTCGCCCAGTGA